In Actinoplanes sp. NBC_00393, a single genomic region encodes these proteins:
- a CDS encoding 3'-5' exonuclease, which translates to MGGLTDDEAFRKTTFVVIDFEATTPTGSPAQPVEVAVLALRYDGEWRETGRRTSLIRPPAFAPVTPAFTAQTGLTAAELQAAPTPAEALGALDRRFTAGTSYLLVAQHAATEANLIYHQRQHCPALARIDLLDTIPLAKRCVPGLINYRLDTLLAYFGIAQPADRHRAPADVAVTAQLFRRLIALAHDNGEVDSLAGLVKIAGRAAPGNAPVQEELFEIAPQEAE; encoded by the coding sequence ATGGGCGGCCTGACCGACGACGAGGCCTTCCGCAAGACGACGTTCGTGGTCATCGACTTCGAGGCCACGACACCCACCGGGTCGCCGGCGCAACCGGTCGAGGTCGCCGTTCTCGCGCTGCGTTACGACGGCGAATGGCGGGAGACCGGGCGCAGGACCTCGCTGATCCGGCCGCCCGCGTTCGCACCGGTGACACCGGCGTTCACCGCTCAGACCGGGCTGACTGCCGCGGAGCTGCAGGCCGCACCGACCCCGGCCGAAGCGCTGGGTGCGCTGGACCGCCGCTTCACGGCCGGCACGTCGTATCTGCTGGTTGCTCAGCACGCCGCCACCGAGGCCAACCTGATCTACCACCAGCGGCAGCACTGCCCGGCACTGGCCCGCATCGACCTGCTGGACACGATCCCGCTGGCCAAACGCTGCGTTCCCGGGCTGATCAACTACCGGCTGGACACCCTCCTTGCGTACTTCGGCATCGCCCAGCCGGCAGACCGACATCGGGCACCCGCAGACGTCGCCGTCACCGCGCAACTGTTCCGCCGGCTCATCGCCTTGGCACACGACAACGGTGAAGTCGACAGCCTGGCCGGACTCGTGAAGATCGCGGGGCGGGCGGCCCCAGGCAACGCGCCCGTGCAGGAGGAACTGTTCGAGATTGCACCTCAGGAAGCTGAGTAG
- a CDS encoding phosphoribosylaminoimidazolesuccinocarboxamide synthase, whose translation MPVLHSTKNLKIVEPATADRTGVGIFEYTDHYTVFHYGRMPDSIPGKGEATCRMAVFNFRMLEAAGVPTHFRRFLPPNRIEFDLARLPEPGTGRLADNTLIPVQVLVRNELPQGSSVHRRLASGTLTLDEVGLPAVPNIGERLQPPLIEFATMFELVNRFVSRSEAVQLAGLRAGQLHVMSDIAVKANEVLAGHAERVGLTLSDGKAEFLLTNDAHIVLADSPGTPDEARLLFNGVHCGKQVLRNWYVNNGLEVPTGRLIAEGVPRDLWPEPASLPTAFLPVMSDLYRSLSQAWTGERLWNAPSLDDATRVVTEVIGR comes from the coding sequence ATGCCCGTCCTGCATTCCACCAAGAATCTCAAGATCGTCGAACCTGCGACGGCGGACCGAACCGGCGTGGGCATCTTCGAGTACACCGACCACTACACCGTCTTCCATTACGGCCGGATGCCGGACTCGATACCCGGTAAGGGTGAAGCGACCTGCCGCATGGCCGTCTTCAACTTCCGGATGCTGGAAGCCGCCGGCGTGCCCACCCATTTCCGCCGGTTTCTTCCCCCGAACCGGATCGAGTTCGACCTGGCGCGGCTGCCCGAACCGGGGACCGGCCGACTCGCCGACAACACCCTGATCCCCGTGCAGGTCCTGGTCCGTAACGAACTTCCGCAGGGCAGCTCAGTGCATCGTCGGCTCGCCAGCGGAACGCTAACGCTCGACGAGGTCGGGCTGCCTGCCGTACCGAACATCGGCGAGCGGCTGCAGCCGCCGCTGATCGAGTTCGCCACCATGTTCGAGCTCGTCAACCGGTTCGTCAGCCGCTCCGAAGCCGTCCAGCTGGCAGGCCTGCGCGCCGGGCAGCTTCACGTCATGAGCGACATCGCGGTCAAAGCCAACGAGGTGCTGGCCGGGCACGCCGAACGGGTCGGCCTCACCCTCTCTGACGGCAAGGCCGAGTTTCTTCTGACGAACGACGCGCACATCGTGCTGGCCGACAGCCCCGGCACCCCCGACGAGGCACGCCTGCTGTTCAACGGCGTCCACTGCGGCAAGCAGGTTCTGCGGAACTGGTACGTGAACAACGGACTCGAGGTACCCACCGGCCGGCTGATCGCCGAGGGCGTTCCCCGGGACCTGTGGCCCGAGCCGGCATCTCTGCCCACAGCCTTCCTGCCGGTGATGTCGGACCTGTATCGGTCCCTGAGCCAGGCGTGGACAGGTGAGCGGCTGTGGAACGCACCCAGCCTGGACGACGCTACCCGCGTGGTCACCGAGGTCATCGGCCGGTGA